CGGGGGTCTCCCCGCACCACGTCGGGTCGGCGAAGGACGCGTTCGACGCCGACGGCCCCGGGGAGTTGCTCGAGGCGTGCTGTCGGGAACTGGTCGCGGAGGCGCCGATCCAGGAGCGCTACGACGCGATCCTCATCGACGAGGCACAGGACATGGAGCCCGCCTTCTACGAGATGTGTTACCGGGCGTTGAAGCCGCCGAAACGCCTCATCTGGGCCTACGACGAGGCCCAGAACCTCACGAGCCTCTCGGCGCCGAGCCCGAAACGCATCTTCGGGACGGACGACGACGGCGAACCGGCGGTCGACCTGAGCGGGTCGTATCCCGGCGGCATCCAGAAGAGCCAGATCATGCGGAAGTCCTACCGGACCCCCCGGTCCGTCCTGATGCTCGCGCACGTCTTCGGGATGGGGCTCACGAGCGACCGCGGCGCCGTCCAGGCGATCACGACTCAGGAGGGCTGGGAGGACATCGGCTACGAGGTCCTCGAGGGCGACTTCCGACGAGTCGGCGAACCGGTCTCGATCCGTCGACCGGCGGAACACTCGCCACACCCCCTCTCGGAGAACCCCGAGGCGAAGCCGTTCGTCACCTTCGACGCGTTCGACGGGAAAGACGCCGAGTTGCGCGCGGTCGCAGACGCGGTCGCCGAGGACGTCCTCGAACACGGTATCGCGGCCGACAACGTCCTCGTGATCCCGCTGGGATCGCCCCGCGAGGCGCGGTCGACCGGCGCCGAACTCGCGGGCCTGCTCGCCGACCGCGGACTGGAGGCCAACCTCGTCTGGAAGGGCAACAAGAGCGTCTTCGCGAAGCCCGGGGAAGTGACCGTCTCCGGGATCAACCGGGCGAAGGGGAACGAGGCCGCCTCGGTCTACCTGTCGAACCTCGAGTACCTCGACGACCCGTACTGGCACGATACGCGCGTCCGGCCGCGAAACGAGGCCTTCGTCGGGATCACCCGGACCCGCGCGTGGTGTCGGATCACCGGCACCGGCGACCACCCGGCGCTGTTCGAGGAGATCGACCGCCTCGTCGCGGACGTGACGGCGGCGGACCCGACGGTGACGTTTCCGGCCCCCGACCCGACCGAACTCGAAAACGAGATCGGCGACGACGAGACGATCGCGACGACGATCGACCAGTTCTGACGCGGCGCCACACCATCACAACGTTTTTAACCTGTTCGGGACTACGCGTATCCACGATGGTAGGTGTCCGCTTTACACGGGCGTTCGCCCGCTTCTAACCCACACCTACCGTGCGCTGTGTCTCGGAGTTCGAATCCCGACCAGCGGACGGTCTCCGTGTCGACGGCACGCCTCGCGGACGCCGCCGGAATCCTCACACCCATGTCAGAACCAGAGTCAGAATCACAGGAGTCGATAGCGGTCGTACTGCCCGACGGATCGGAACTCGATGTCGACGCCGGCGCGACGGTCGAGGACTGCGCCTACGAGATCGGCCCCGGCCTCGGCCGGGACACGGTCGCGGGCAAACTCGACGGCGACCTCGTCGCCAGGGAGGAACCCGTCTACGACGGCGCGGAACTCGAGATCGTCACCGACCAGTCGGAGGCGTACCTGCGGGTGATGCGCCACTCCGCGGCCCACTGTCTCGCGCAGGCCGTCGAGCGACAGTTCGACGACGTGAAACTCGCCATCGGCCCGCCGACCGACGAGGGCTTCTACTACGACTTCGACGACCTCGACGTCGACGAGGACGACCTCGAAACCCTCGAAGACGAGATCGAGGAGATCGTCGAAGCCGACTACGACATCGAGCGCGAGGAGGTCTCGATCGAGGAGGCCCGCGACCGCCTCGAACAGCGGGACGAACCGTACAAACTCGAACTCCTTGAGGAGTTCGCCGCGGAGGGCGAGACGGTCACCTTCTACAGTCAGGGCGAGTGGGAGGACCTCTGTGCCGGCCCGCACGTCGACTCGACGGGCGAGATCGGCGCCGTCGAACTGCTGGAGATCGCCGGCGCCTACTGGCGCGGCGACGAGACCAATCCGATGCAGACCCGGATCTACGGCACCGCGTTCGAGGACGAGAGCGACCTCGAGGCGTTCCTCGAACGGCGCCGCGAGGCCGCACAGCGTGACCACCGCAAGATCGGCCGCGAGATGGACCTCTTCTCGATTCAGGACGTCACCGGCCCCGGCCTCCCGCTGTATCACCCGCCGGGGAAGACGGTCCTGAACGAACTCTCCGAGTTCGTCCGCGAACTGAACGGGGAGGCGGGCTACGACTACGTCGAGACGCCCCACGTCTTCAAGACGGACCTCTGGCACCGGTCGGGCCACTACGAGAACTACAAGGACGACATGTTCGTCTTCGACGTCGGCGACGACGAGTTCGGCCTGAAGCCGATGAACTGCCCCGGCCACGCCGCCATCTTCCAGGACCACTCCTGGAGCTACCGCGACCTGCCGATCCGGTACGCCGAGGACGGGAAGGTCTACCGCCGCGAGCAGCGCGGCGAACTCTCGGGTCTCTCGCGGGTGTGGGCGTTCACCATCGACGACGGCCACCTGTTCGTCCGCCCCGACCAGATCGAACAGGAGGTCGAGCAGATCCTCGAGATGATCTTCACGGTACTCGAGACGTTCGACCTCGATTACGAGGTGTCGCTTGCGACCCGCCCCGAGAAGTCCGTCGGGTCGGACGAGATCTGGGAGCGCGCCGAGTCGATCCTCGAATCGGTCCTCGAGGAGTCGAAGATGGACTACGAGGTAGAGGAGGGCGACGGCGCCTTCTACGGGCCGAAGATCGACTTCGGCTTCGAGGACGCCATCGGCCGGGTCTGGGACGGCCCGACGGTCCAACTCGACTTCAACATGCCCGAGCGGTTCGACCTCACCTACGTCGGCGAGGACAACGAGGAGCACCGCCCGGTGATGATCCACCGCGGCATCTACGGCAGCTACGAGCGGTTCTTCATGGTGCTCATCGAGCACTTCGAGGGGAACTTCCCGCTCTGGCTCGCCCCCGAGCAGGTGCGCGTCCTGCCCATCTCCGACGACAACCTCGACTACGCCCGCGAGGTCGCAAGCGAGTTCGAGGGCTTCCGGATCGAGGTCGGCGACCGCGACGCCACCCTCGAACGGAAGATCCGCGCGGCCCACGACGACCGCGTCCCCTACCAGATCATCGTCGGCGACGACGAGGAGGAGGCGGGTACCATCTCCGTGCGCGACCGGTTCGAACGGCAGGAGTACGACGTCGACATCGACGCGTTCCGCGCCCACCTCGAAGCCGAACGCGACGAGAAGCGGACGGAACCGAACTTCCTGCAGTAGTCGCGTCGGCCCCCGGGCGGTACGGCCGTTCGGACGTGACGTCCGGCACTCGCTGCGGGAGGCGATAGCACGCACGTGGACATCCGCTCGCGGAATCGACATCGACGTGTTCATAGTCGCACATGCGTGAGTATTCCTGCATGAACAGAGCCGAGAAGGCCGCCTTGCAGCTTCGCGCCGTCGACGTGTTGCGGATGCTCAAGGAGACCCGGACGTACGACGAACTGGCCGCCGAGACGGGTCTGCCCGCGGGCGACCTCAACCGCTACGTCAACGGCCACGTCCTGCCGAGCGCGGACCGCGCCCGCGAGGTCGTCGCCGAGGTCGGCCGGGCCGCCCTCGCCGCGGAACTCGACGCCCGCATCCGCGTCGACGCGGACGGCTACGTCGACAACTCCGGGGTCGTCTTCGACCAGCAACTGCTCGACCTCGTCGCGCCGGTCGCCGCCGAGGCGTTCGCGTTCGACCGTCCGGACGTCGTCCTCACCGCGGCCACCGACGGCATCACTCTCGCCGCGTCGCTCGCGAGCTTCTACGGCACCCGGTGTGCGTACGCGAAAAAGCGCAAGGAGACCGCCGTCGAGGAGTTCATCGAGGCCCGCGAGCGTCTCGAATCGGGGATCGAACTCACCTACTACCTGCCGGCGTCGGCCATCGACGCGGGCGAGTCCGTGCTCGTCGTCGACGACCTCATCCGCTCGGGCGAGACCCAGGAACTCCTGTTGGACATCGTCGAGACCGCCGACGCCGACGTCGCGGGCGTCTTCGCGCTGATCGCCGCCGGCGACGACGGGATCGAACGCGCCCGCGAGCACACGGACGCCCCCGTCGGTGCGCTCGTCGACGTCTGATCAGACCCCTTCGATCTCGTCGAACAGTGCCGTCACGCGCCCTTTCACGTCCTCGCGGATCTCGTGAACTTCGTCGAGGTCCCGCCCGTGTGGGTCGGACAGGTCCCAGTCGCGGACCTCGGCGTCGGCGTCGAGGTCGAGCGTCGAACAGCCCATCGTCGCGACGTAGTCACAGGATTCCAGTTCCGCCTCGGTGACCTTCCGCGGCGTGCGACCTGAGAGGTCGAACCCCTCCTCGGCCATCGCTTCGACGACGACGTCGTGGACCTCGTCGGCGGGGTGGGTGCCGCCGGTGAGTATCTCGACCGTCTCTTCGAGGCCGCGGGCCGCCCGCTCTCGCTCGGCGTAGGCCGTCGCCATCTGGCTGCGGCCGGCGTTCTGGACGCACATCAGCGCGATCCGGGTCGTCTCGGTCATACACCGATGGAGCGTCCGCGACCACCTAACCGTTCGTATGTGGGCTACTGTGGGTTCCGTAGACGAGGGAAGTCGCGGCCGCGCTCACCTGACGATCGTCACCGGCACCGGCGACCGGCGGGCGACCGTCTCCGCGACGCTGCCCAGCAGGATCCGGCTCGCGCCCGTCCGGCCGTGGCTCCCGACGATCACGTGGTCGACGTCCTCCTCTTTGGCGTACTCGACGATCGTCCGCGAGACGCCGCCGACGACGGTCTCGATGTCGAGGTCGACGTCGCGGTCGGCCGCCAGGCTCCGCGCGCGTTCGAGGAGGTCCTCGGCGCGGCTCTCGTGGCTCTCCCGGAGCTGTTCGAAGTTCGGTATCGCGCCGCCTTCCATCCCCGTCGCCGCGTAGAAGTCCGCCGGGTCGAGGACGTGCAGCGCCGTCAGCCGCGCGTCGGGATACTCCTCGAGGGCGAACTCGAGGGCGGTCATCGCGCAGTCGGAGTCGTCGATAGGAATCAGCACGTGATCGGGCATACCCGACGGTTGTACCCCGGACGTGTTAAGTCCCCCCTGCCGTAACCGGCCGCCGGGAGCTACCCGGTGGGCGTTTACGAGGGACGGGGCGGCCGACCCGACCGTCTCCTGACCGGCCGACGGGCGGCGGTCTCGCGGTCGCGCGGTGTGCCGCCGCCCGATCCACCGCCCGCTCGCCACCGCGGCCGCCGGCGGTCACGCCGTCGCCACCCGTTCGATCGCGGCGCCGATCCGGCCCGCGTCGGGCCGGTAGGAGTCCTCCCTCGCCGGCAGCGGGACGGGTACGTCGTAGCCCGTCACGCGCTCGATCGGCGCTTCGAGGTGCCACGTCGCCTCGTCGACGATTCTGGCCGTCACCTCGCCGGCGAAGCCGCCCGTCCGGGGCGCCTCGTGGACGACGACACACCGGCCGGTCTCCCGCACCGAGTCGACCACCGTCCCCGTGTCCAGCGGCGAGATCGACTGCAGGTCGATCAGTTCGACGCTCGCGTCGACCGCTTCGAGGGCGCGCTCGGCCTCGCGGACCATCGCGCCCCACGCGACGACCGTCACGTCGGTCCCCTCCTCGACGACGCGGGCCTCGCCCAGCGGGACGACGGACTCCTCGGGGACGGGCCGGCGAATCGCCCGGTACAGCGGCATCGGCTCGAAGAAGAGCACGGGGTCCGGATCGCGGATCGCCGCTCGCAACAGCCCGGCGGCGTTCCTCGGCGTCGACGGAATCGCCACTTTCAACCCCGGCACGTGGGCGTACCCCGCCTCGTAGCTCTCGGAGTGGTGTTCGAGCGCCTTCACCCCCAGACCGTACGGCGCCCGGACGACCATCGGACAGGTCACTCGGCCGCGCGAGCGGCTGCGGATCCGCGAGACGTGCTGGTGGAGCTGGGCGAACGCCTGGAAGGTAAAGCCGGAGAACTGGATCTCGGCGACCGGCCGGTAGCCCGCGGCCGCGAGGCCGACACCGAGGCCGACGATGCCGGCCTCCGCCACGGGGGCGTCGTGGACCCGCCCGGGGAACGCGTCGAGCAGCCCCTGCGTCGCCCGGAAGACGCCGCCGTCGACGCCGACGTCCTGACCGTAGACCAGCACGTCCTCGTCGCGCTCCAGTTCCGCGCGCAGCGTCGTCCGGATCGCCTCGACCACGTTCAGGCGGTCGGCGTCCGCGAAGGCGTCCGCCGAGGCGGCGGTCGGATCGTCGCCCGCCGCGTCCGCGGGCGTGCCGGCGCCGTCGCCCCGGGCGACGCTCTCGGCGGGCGCGACCTCGCGGTCGTCGCCCGCGGCGAACGCCTCGCGCTGGCGGTCGAGGTACCGCGGCGGCTCGCCGTAGGCGTACTCGAACATCTCCTCGGGGTCGGCCCCCTCGGCGAGGTCGCGGGCCGCTTCGATCCCCGCGGCGAGGTCGTCCTCGATCCCCGCCTCGATCGACGCGACCGCCTCGTCGTCCAGCACGCCGCGGTCGCGGAGGTACCGCTCGAACCGCAGGATCGGGTCGAGGGCTTCCCACTCGGCCTCCTCGTCGGTCGTCCGGTACACCGACGGGTCGTCGGCGGTCGTGTGCATCCCCCGGCGGTAGGTGAGCGCCTCGATCAGCGTCGGGACGCCCCGCCGGGCGCGCTCGATCGCCTCGTTCGTGGCGGCGTAGACCCCGAGGACGTCGTTGCCGTCGACCTGAATCCCCTCGATCCCCGCGGCGATCGCCTTCTGGGCGAGGGTGCCCGCCCGGGTCTGTTTCGCCAGCGGCGTCGAGATGGCGTAGCGGTTGTTCTGACAGCAAAAGACCGTCTGGGAGCCGTAGACGCCCGCGAGGTTCAGCGCCTCGTACACCTCGCCCTCGCTGGTGGCGCCGTCCCCGAAGTAGGTGAGCGCGACCGACTCGGTCCCGCGCATGGCCTCGGCCCAGCCGATCCCCGCGGCGTGCAGCGGCTGGGTACCCACCGCGATCGACGGCGGGAGCACGCGCGATCCCTCGGGGGGCGCGCCGCCCTCCTCGAGCCCCATCGCGTAGGCGAAGACCGCCCGCGGCGACCCCCCGCGTGCCAGCGCGGCGGGGTGTTCCCTGAACGCCGGCACGAGCCAGTCGTCGTCCCCGAGCGCGCCCGCGCTGCCGACCTGGGCGGCCTCCTGACCGATCGCCGGCGCGAACGTCCCGAGTTCGCCGCGCCGCTGGAGGGCGATGGCCCGCTCGTCGAGCCGTCGGGAGAGCTTCATCGTCCGGTACCACTCCCGGAGGCGCTCCTCGTCGAGGTCGGGTTCGAGGGACTCGTCTACGGCTCCGTCCTGATCGAGGACCTGGAGGCGCTCGATGGAGAACTCGGCGATCCGCGAGCGTGGCATAGACCCCCTACGACAGCTATCGACTTAGTGGCCCCACGCGGTCGTGCCGGCTTCGAAGACGACGGGCGGAGGCAACAGCGGGCAGCGACGACCCAACTGTTCAGATTTAAAATCAATAGGAAGACATAATTACCCCTCCGTTGTTATCGGTGATTACCAAATGCCAGCGAAACAATCGGCGCGTTTCCTCGCACACTCCGACGCGCGACCGGAGTTGCCGTGGCTTCTCCGGGATGAACCGCGCCGCGTCTGCGAACTGACCGAGCACGTGGATCTTGGGGTGCTGGTCCGTCGAGGATAGCAGTCTCGGTGGCTGCTGACGCCGTTTCCCGGGCCAACTCCCGACCGTTGGCTTTGGGTCGATAAGGATCAATATTTCAACCAGTAGCCGTAGTCGTTAGCATACCTACTCACTGATCACAATGTGGACTGCCCTGGCAACACACGAACTCCGTCGCTTTCGGTACGCTCGAGGAACGTGGCTGTACGTCGGCCTTTGTGCGGCGTACACCGTCGTCTGGCTCCTCGAACCGCGGAGCGAGCCCGAAGCGATCGCCGCGATCGGATCGAGCGTCGCGGTCGGGAGCCTCCAGGCGTCCCTCGGCGTCCTCGCGATGCTCGGCGGGCTCGTCGTGGGCTTCAGAGCCGTCGTCGGGGACCGCGAGTCCGGAACGATGACGCTCGTCGCCGGCATGCCCCACACGCGCCGGGACGTCGTCGTCGGCAAACTCGCCGGTCGAACGGCCGTCGTCGGGGCTGGAATCGCGGTCGCCGTCGGCTGTGCGATCCTGGGCGAACTCCTGCTCTACGGCTCGGTTTCGGTCGTACAGCTCGCCGCCGTCGCCGCGGTGACCGGCTGGTACGCGCTCTGCTGGGTCGCGATCGGGGTCGCCATCTCGACGCTCGCCCGGAGTAGCACCGAAGCGCTCGCCGGCGCGATCGGGACCGCGCTGCTCGCGTTGCAGTGGGGGTCGGTCACCTGGATCGCCTACGAGCGGCTCGGGTCGGCCGGGTCGATTTCGGAGACGTACCTCTTCGTTCGCCGGCTCGCACCGCGGGAAGCGTACCACGTCGTCACAAACTGGATCCTGGGAGTCGGAAACGGCGACGACGTCTTCCTGCCGATGCTCACCCAGCGGGAGACCGACGTGGACGTCATCGGCGTCTTCGTCGTCGACGCGAGCGGGTCGGCTCCGGCGTACCTCTCGGAGTGGCTCTCGCTGCTCGTCCTCGGACTGTGGACGATCGTCCCGCTCGCAGTCACGATACTGCGCGTGCGAACGACCGATCTCGTCTGATACCATGACACGACCCGATATCACGACGCGCCCCCGAACCCGGTCGACCGAGCGTCCGATCGTCGTCGACGGACTCGAGAAGCGCTACGGCGAGACGGTGGCCGTCTCGGCGCTCGACCTCGAGGTCCGCGAGAACGAGATCTACGGCCTGCTCGGCCCGAACGGCGCGGGGAAGTCGACCCTGTTGAACGTGCTCGCCGGATCGGTCCGGCCGGACGCGGGCGAGGCTCGACTGTTCGGTGCCGATCCGATCGCGGACACCGCCGACGTGCACCGACGCGTCGGGACCCTCCCCGACCGGTACGGCGTCTACGAGACGCTCTCGGCTGTCGATCACGTTCGCTACGCGCTCGAGGCCAGAGGTGCCGACGGGGAGCCGCTCGCTCTCCTCGAACGCGTCGGGCTCGGTTCGGTCGGGTCGAAGCCCGCAGGCTCCTTCTCGAAAGGGATGCAACAGCGACTCGTCCTCGCGATCGCCCTCGCCGGTTCACCCGACGTGCTCTTGCTAGACGAACCCTTCAGCGGACTCGATCCCGTCGGCGTTCGACGCGTCTTCGACGTCGTTCACGAGCGACGCCGCGAGGGGGCGACCGTCCTCCTCTCGAGTCACGACGTGGCGCGCGTCAAGCGGTTGTGCGATCGAATCGGCATCGTCGTCGGGGGACGGGTTCGGGTGGAAGGCACGCCGATGCAGGTGCTAGAACGGTGTCCTATCGACGCCGTCCTCGAGATCTGCCTCGAAGCACCCGTAACGAACGCGACCGTCAGCTCCCTCTCGCGGATCGACGGCGTCGACGTCACCGGTTCCGATCGTCGCCTCTCGGTCCAGGTTCGATCGGCTGGCGCCCGGGAGGCAGTCGAGAGGCGGCTGGCGTCGCTCGACGTCGGCGTCGACTCCGTCGTCGCGTCGGAGCCGACGCTGGAGGACGCCTTCGTCCAGTACGTCGCCGGTACGACTGCGACCGAGACCCGTTCGACTGGTGGTGGATAGCGGCGTGACGGGCCGGACGCCCTCGACCCGCGACGCGAACTCGGCCGAGCGAAAATCGAGCGCGGGCCGTTACTTCGCGCGGCCCTGACCGCCGTTGTTCGACGGGCGGACCTTCTCGGCGCCCTTGCCGCGGGTGTGCAGGCCGCGGTTGGACGTGCCCGCGTTGGTGAGCCCGCGGAAGGCGCGGTTCTCGTGGGCGTCGTCGCAGATCCAGTTGAGGTCGTCGTCGTTTTCGATCGCGGGGTGGTTCGGATCGACGAGGATCACTTCGAACCACTTCTGGCTGCCGTCCTCGCCCACCCAGTAGCTGTTCAGCACCCGCAGGTTGGGGTACTTCCGCGAGACGCGCTCCTCGCCGATGCGCTGGATGTTCTTGCGGCGGCCGATCCGGTTGACGCCCTGGCGCTTGGTGCGCCGGCCAGCCGTGAAGCGCTGCTTCCGGGCGGTCCCCTTGCGGACGGAGACGCGCGTGACCACGATGCCCTGTTTGGCCTTGTAGCCGAGTTCGCGCGCCTTGTCGAGGCGGGTCGGGCGCTCGATGCGCTCGATGGCGCCTTGCTTGCGCCACTCCTGTTTGCGTTGCCACTGCAGTTCCCCGAGCTTCCCGTCGTCGGGGTCCTTCCAGGCCTCCTTGATGTGAGAGTAGAAGCTTCGTGCCATGGTTTCACCTGCGGGCGTTTCCTGGTTCAGTCCGCCTCGTCCGAGGCGTTCCACATCCCGACCTGCGGCGCGAGGCCGTGCAGGTGCCCGCCGTCGCCCGCGGACCAGCGAGTCTGTCGACACGTATCCGACTCCGAACTATAAGGGCTTCGAACCCGCCCGCATCCTAGCGATATCGCGGCGGTCTGCCGGAGAGGCCCCCGTCGTCGGCCCCGTCGAGCAGCCAGAGCAGCGTGGCGACCGGGAGGCCGAACAGCACCACGACGAACGTCGTCGTCGCGACCCACTCGTGGCGGCGGGCGGCCAGCGCGACCGTCGCGAGGACGGCCGCGCCCGCGAGCGCGAGCCGGTTCGCGACGATCGCCCGGACGAAATCGACCGCGTCCGACGCCGAGACCGACCGCTCGGCCCCGATGACGGGGAGCGCGAACGCGAGCAGCGCCGCCAGCGCGAGCGCCACCGGGGCGACCGCCTGCCAGCGCTCGCTCGGCGGCGCGACGGTCCCGAGCCCGTACATCGCGCCCGCGGCGACGCCGACGCCGACGAGGCCGGCGACGACGCTCCCGGTCGCGTGCACGAGTTCGACCTCCCGGGTGTCGACCGTCGCCCCCACCCGATCGCGCAGCGACCGCACCGTTTCGCCGAGGTCGACGACGAGGAGCGACGCGGCGACGCCGCCGAAGACGGCGACCGGCTCGGCGCCGCGTTCGGCGCCCGCGAGGGCGGTCGCGAAGAGGGCCACACAGCCGATCCGGAGGAAGCGTCGTCGCCACCGCCACCCGCCGCCGTCGGGAGCGACCACCCACCTGGAGAACTGGCCGAGGGCGACCGCGGCCGCGAGGACGCCGACGACGGCCCACGGGGCGTAACGCGGCGCGACCGGGCCGGCGACGGCGGCGCCGACGGTCGCGCCGGCGGCGACGACCGCGCCGCCGGCGGCGAACGCGACGGTCCGGAGCGGGCAGGGGTCCAGCCACGCGAGCGCCACGGGGCCGACGAAACGGCCGAGAGCGGCGACGCCGGCGGCGAGCGCGCCGCCGCCGACGACGCCGTGGACGAGCCCGCTCGTCAGCGCGAACGCGACGGCCGTCCCCGGCGGCCCCACCGCGGCGAGCGCGGCGTCGAATGCGGCGCCTGTCGCCGGCGACAGCACCGCGAGCGCGACGACGGCGAGGAGGTAGTAGGCCGCGGTCGGCAGGCCGACCGCCCGCTCGTACAGCGTCCGGAGCCGCGGCGGCGTCGCCCGCTCGGGGAGGAGCGGTTCGAGGGCCGGCGCGGCGACCGCGGCCAGGAGGACGGCGACGCCGGCGAGCAACAGCGCCGAGACGAAGCCGGCGAACGGCGTCACGGTCGCGGCGACGAGTCCCGTCCGGGCGGCGGCGAGGACGGCGCCCGCGTGGCCCGCGAGGACGACCGAGACGGCGACGGCGACGACCGCGGCGGCGACGGCCGAGTCGTCGACCGTCCGGACGACCGACTGGCGGTGGTCGTCGACGCCGTCGCCGGCGTCCGGAACCTGCGAGTAGGTCGTCGCGGCGGTTCCGACCGCCGCCAGCCCGGCGACGACGGCGTCGGCGGGGCTCGTGGCCGCCGTCGCGGCGACGACGCCGGCCGCGAGGACGGCCCCGGCGACGAGTCCGACGCTCCCGAGCGCCCGTCGCGACAGCCGCTTCGAGGCCGCGAACGCGACGCTCGCACCCGCGGCGACGCCCGCGAGCACCGCCCCGGCCGTCGGAACCGCCGCGCCGGCCCGCCAGCCGAGCGCCGCGAACGCGGCCGCCGCGAGCGCGACGACGGCGGGCCCGAGGTCAGTCCCGCGGTCGTCGGCCTCGCGGTCCCCGCCGGCGCCGGTCACCGCGACCACCTCCGGGTCCCGCGGTCGACGGCGGCGTGGAGCGGTTCGTCCGGCGCCCACTCGACGACGCGGACGCCGCGGTCCCGCAGGCTGCTGATCCGCCGGGCCCGGTCGAGCCGTTCGACCGTCCCGCCGGCACCGTCGTCGTCGGCGACCGCCGGCGAGACGACCGTCACCTCGTGGCCGTACGCGCGGAACCGGCGGGCGGAGTCGGCGGGGTCGTCGTCGAGCAGCGGCGTGACGAAGACGAGCTGTTTCTCGTCGGCGAGGTGGCGACAGAAGCGGTCGACGCTCCGGTGGGCGTCCGCCAGCCACCCCTCGCGGCCGAACGAGCCACACCACTCGCCCGCGAGCAGCCGTTCGACGCGGGCCGTCTGGTCGCGGCCGCTGCGCGGGAGGAGGTAGTCCCCCCGGCCGCCGTAGAGGGCGACCCCGACCCGGTTGTTCTCGTCCAGCAGGGCCGTCGCGAGCCGCTCGGCGGCGTGGCGCGTCAGTTCGCGGGCGTCGAGTTCGCCCGGCCGGCGGACGACGGCGGTCGCCTCGCGGCGGTCGACGACGACGGCGACGGCCGCCGCGCGCTCCTCGCGGAACTCGATCGTCGTCAGTTCGCCCGTCCGGGCCAGCCGGTTCCAGTCGACGCGGCTCATCGGGTCCGACGGCTGGAACGCCCGGATCGAGTGGAACTCGATCCCCTCGCCGCCGGCGTCGGTCTCGACCCGGCCGGCGTGCTGGATCGTCTCGCCGGCGAGGGGGAGCCGTTCGACGAGGTCGTCACACTCGACGCGGTCGGCGAGCGGGAACCGTTCCGTCTCCCGCTCGCTCCCGCTGACGTTCCGGACGACGGCCGTCGCGTCGCCGAAGTCGTACTCGCCGCGGCGGGCGCGGACGGCGTACTCGACGGTCACCGACTCGCCGGGCGCGAGCGACGCCGCGGCCCGGGGGGTCCCCTCGACCGCGAGGTCCGCCGGGGGCGCGTCGGCGACGCGCACGTCCGGGACCGGGACGTCGCCGTCGTTCGTGACCGTCAGCCGGACGTCGACGCGCTCGCCCGGTGCCGGCCCGGTCGGGTCGACCGCGCGCTCGGCCGAGAGGGCCGTCGGCGGCGGCCC
The Salinilacihabitans rarus DNA segment above includes these coding regions:
- the pdhA gene encoding pyruvate dehydrogenase (acetyl-transferring) E1 component subunit alpha, which encodes MPRSRIAEFSIERLQVLDQDGAVDESLEPDLDEERLREWYRTMKLSRRLDERAIALQRRGELGTFAPAIGQEAAQVGSAGALGDDDWLVPAFREHPAALARGGSPRAVFAYAMGLEEGGAPPEGSRVLPPSIAVGTQPLHAAGIGWAEAMRGTESVALTYFGDGATSEGEVYEALNLAGVYGSQTVFCCQNNRYAISTPLAKQTRAGTLAQKAIAAGIEGIQVDGNDVLGVYAATNEAIERARRGVPTLIEALTYRRGMHTTADDPSVYRTTDEEAEWEALDPILRFERYLRDRGVLDDEAVASIEAGIEDDLAAGIEAARDLAEGADPEEMFEYAYGEPPRYLDRQREAFAAGDDREVAPAESVARGDGAGTPADAAGDDPTAASADAFADADRLNVVEAIRTTLRAELERDEDVLVYGQDVGVDGGVFRATQGLLDAFPGRVHDAPVAEAGIVGLGVGLAAAGYRPVAEIQFSGFTFQAFAQLHQHVSRIRSRSRGRVTCPMVVRAPYGLGVKALEHHSESYEAGYAHVPGLKVAIPSTPRNAAGLLRAAIRDPDPVLFFEPMPLYRAIRRPVPEESVVPLGEARVVEEGTDVTVVAWGAMVREAERALEAVDASVELIDLQSISPLDTGTVVDSVRETGRCVVVHEAPRTGGFAGEVTARIVDEATWHLEAPIERVTGYDVPVPLPAREDSYRPDAGRIGAAIERVATA
- a CDS encoding ABC transporter permease subunit — protein: MWTALATHELRRFRYARGTWLYVGLCAAYTVVWLLEPRSEPEAIAAIGSSVAVGSLQASLGVLAMLGGLVVGFRAVVGDRESGTMTLVAGMPHTRRDVVVGKLAGRTAVVGAGIAVAVGCAILGELLLYGSVSVVQLAAVAAVTGWYALCWVAIGVAISTLARSSTEALAGAIGTALLALQWGSVTWIAYERLGSAGSISETYLFVRRLAPREAYHVVTNWILGVGNGDDVFLPMLTQRETDVDVIGVFVVDASGSAPAYLSEWLSLLVLGLWTIVPLAVTILRVRTTDLV
- a CDS encoding ABC transporter ATP-binding protein, with amino-acid sequence MTRPDITTRPRTRSTERPIVVDGLEKRYGETVAVSALDLEVRENEIYGLLGPNGAGKSTLLNVLAGSVRPDAGEARLFGADPIADTADVHRRVGTLPDRYGVYETLSAVDHVRYALEARGADGEPLALLERVGLGSVGSKPAGSFSKGMQQRLVLAIALAGSPDVLLLDEPFSGLDPVGVRRVFDVVHERRREGATVLLSSHDVARVKRLCDRIGIVVGGRVRVEGTPMQVLERCPIDAVLEICLEAPVTNATVSSLSRIDGVDVTGSDRRLSVQVRSAGAREAVERRLASLDVGVDSVVASEPTLEDAFVQYVAGTTATETRSTGGG
- a CDS encoding 50S ribosomal protein L15e, which translates into the protein MARSFYSHIKEAWKDPDDGKLGELQWQRKQEWRKQGAIERIERPTRLDKARELGYKAKQGIVVTRVSVRKGTARKQRFTAGRRTKRQGVNRIGRRKNIQRIGEERVSRKYPNLRVLNSYWVGEDGSQKWFEVILVDPNHPAIENDDDLNWICDDAHENRAFRGLTNAGTSNRGLHTRGKGAEKVRPSNNGGQGRAK
- a CDS encoding DUF7519 family protein, whose amino-acid sequence is MTGAGGDREADDRGTDLGPAVVALAAAAFAALGWRAGAAVPTAGAVLAGVAAGASVAFAASKRLSRRALGSVGLVAGAVLAAGVVAATAATSPADAVVAGLAAVGTAATTYSQVPDAGDGVDDHRQSVVRTVDDSAVAAAVVAVAVSVVLAGHAGAVLAAARTGLVAATVTPFAGFVSALLLAGVAVLLAAVAAPALEPLLPERATPPRLRTLYERAVGLPTAAYYLLAVVALAVLSPATGAAFDAALAAVGPPGTAVAFALTSGLVHGVVGGGALAAGVAALGRFVGPVALAWLDPCPLRTVAFAAGGAVVAAGATVGAAVAGPVAPRYAPWAVVGVLAAAVALGQFSRWVVAPDGGGWRWRRRFLRIGCVALFATALAGAERGAEPVAVFGGVAASLLVVDLGETVRSLRDRVGATVDTREVELVHATGSVVAGLVGVGVAAGAMYGLGTVAPPSERWQAVAPVALALAALLAFALPVIGAERSVSASDAVDFVRAIVANRLALAGAAVLATVALAARRHEWVATTTFVVVLFGLPVATLLWLLDGADDGGLSGRPPRYR